The following proteins are encoded in a genomic region of Agelaius phoeniceus isolate bAgePho1 chromosome 17, bAgePho1.hap1, whole genome shotgun sequence:
- the TM9SF4 gene encoding transmembrane 9 superfamily member 4 has translation MAIGPAANRAPLPVTSAPTRGSKMAASAAMERLRCVLGLLLLLHSTDSFYVPGVAPINFHRNDPVEIKAVKLTSSRTQLPYEYYSLPFCQPSKITYKAENLGEVLRGDRIVNTPFQVSMNVEKKCEVLCNFPNKPVTLTVEQSKLIAERIREDYYVHLIADNLPVATRLEFYSNREEEEKKKEKDVQFEHGYRLGFMDGNKFYLHNHLSFILYYHREDVEESQEHTYRVVRFEVIPQSIKLEDLKADEKSMCTLPEATGSAPQEIDPTKENQLLFTYSVHWEESDIKWASRWDTYLTMSDVQIHWFSIINSVVVVFFLSGILSMIIIRTLRKDIANYNKEDDIEDTMEESGWKLVHGDVFRPPQYPMILSSLLGSGIQLFCMILIVIFVAMLGMLSPSSRGALMTTACFLFMFMGVFGGFFAGRLYRTLKGHRWKKGAFCTATLYPGVVFGICFVLNCFIWGKHSSGAVPFPTMVALLCMWFGISLPLVYLGYYFGFRKQPYDNPVRTNQIPRQIPEQRWYMNKFVGILMAGILPFGAMFIELFFIFSAIWENQFYYLFGFLFLVFIILVVSCSQISIVMVYFQLCAEDYRWWWRTFLVSGGSAFYVLIYAVFYFVNKLDIVEFIPSLLYFGYTALMVLSFWLLTGTIGFYAAYMFVRKIYAAVKID, from the exons ATGGCGATCGGCCCCGCAGCCAACCGCGCGCCGCTTCCGGTGACGTCAGCGCCGACACGTGGATCCAAGATGGCGGCGTCGGCGGCGATG gaaaggctgagatGTGTGCTGGGTCTGCTGTTGTTGTTGCACAGCACAGACTCATTCTATGTACCTGGGGTGGCTCCCATCAACTTCCACCGCAATGACCCCGTAGAAATAAAG GCTGTGAAGCTGACGAGCTCCCGGACCCAGCTGCCCTATGAGTACTACTCACTgcccttctgccagcccagcaagATCACCTACAAGGCTGAGAACCTCG gtGAGGTTCTTCGAGGGGACCGAATTGTAAATACACCTTTCCAGGTTTCCATGAATGTGGAGAAGAAATGTGAAGTTCTGTGCAACTTTCCCAACAAGCCAGTGACTCTGACAGTGGAGCAGAGCAAGCTCATCGCCGAGCGCATCAGGGAGGATTACTACGTCCACCT CATTGCTGATAACCTCCCCGTGGCAACACGGCTGGAGTTTTACTCCAATcgtgaggaagaggagaagaagaaggagaaggatgTGCAGTTCGAGCATGGATATAGGCTTGGCTTTATGGATGGTAACAAG TTCTACCTGCACAACCACCTCTCCTTCATCCTTTACTACCACAGAGAGGATGTGGAAGAGAGCCAGGAGCACACCTACAGGGTGGTGCGCTTTGAGGTGATTCCCCAAAGCATTAAACTGGAAG ACTTGAAGGCTGATGAGAAGAGCATGTGCACCCTGCCTGAAGCCACGGGCTCTGCCCCTCAGGAAATAGATCCTACTAAGGAGAACCAGTTGCTCTTCACCTACTCTGTGCACTGGGAG GAAAGTGACATTAAGTGGGCTTCCCGCTGGGACACGTACCTGACCATGAGTGACGTGCAGATCCACTGGTTTTCTATCATTAACTCGGTTGTGGTTGTCTTTTTCCTGTCAG GGATTCTCAGCATGATCATCATCCGGACTCTGCGGAAGGACATTGCCAACTACAACAAAGAAGATGACATT GAAGATACTATGGAGGAATCTGGTTGGAAACTTGTGCATGGAGATGTCTTCAGGCCTCCACAGTATCCTATGATCCTCAGCTCTCTCCTGGGTTCTGGAATTCAGCTCTTCTGTATGATCCTGATTGTCATCT TTGTTGCTATGCTGGGGATGCTGTCGCCTTCGAGCCGGGGCGCGCTGATGACAACTGCCTGCTTCCTCTTCATGTTCATGGG GGTTTTTGGTGGATTCTTTGCTGGCCGCTTATACCGGACTCTGAAAGGCCATCGATGGAAGAAGGGAGCCTTTTGT ACAGCGACGCTGTACCCGGGCGTTGTCTTTGGCATCTGCTTTGTCCTCAACTGCTTCATCTGGGGGAAACACTCCTCTGGTGCG GTGCCTTTCCCTACCATGGTGGCCTTGCTCTGCATGTGGTTTGGGATCTCCTTGCCCTTGGTCTACCTGGGTTACTACTTTGGATTTCGCAAGCAGCCCTATGACAATCCTGTACGGACAAATCAGATTCCCAGGCAGATCCCGGAGCAGAGGTGGTATATGAACAAATTTGTGGG GATCCTCATGGCTGGTATTCTGCCTTTTGGAGCCATGTTCATTGAACTGTTCTTCATTTTCAGT GCAATCTGGGAGAACCAGTTCTATTACCTTTTTGGCTTCCTCTTCCTGGTGTTTATAATTCTGGTGGTATCCTGCTCCCAGATCAGCATTGTCATGGTGTatttccagctctgtgctgag GATTACCGCTGGTGGTGGAGGACCTTCCTGGTGTCTGGAGGATCTGCCTTCTACGTGCTGATCTATGCTGTCTTCTACTTTGTGAACAAG CTGGATATTGTTGAGTTCATTCCCTCCTTACTGTACTTTGGCTACACTGCCCTCATGGTCCTGTCCTTCTGGCTCCTGACGGGCACCATTGGCTTCTACGCAGCCTACATGTTTGTGAGGAAGATCTACGCCGCCGTGAAAATCGACTGA